In the genome of Plectropomus leopardus isolate mb chromosome 19, YSFRI_Pleo_2.0, whole genome shotgun sequence, the window GCAGTGCTTAGACTCCCAGTATCTCCTCACCCAAAACCAAACTGACCCTAAATGTGCACACAAGACCTCAGCCCACACTTAGATAACACACTCGTGTGTCTGGCACGCCACAACGGGGGTGAATGTGCTTTATCACAGAGGGGTGAAGTGCTGGACCATGTGTCCAGCAGCCTGCTCATCTATCTAGTGCAACTGCGCCCAACCATTGATGTCACTCTCACAATACAGCCAAAGACAAAGCCAGATAACTCAGCTCAACTTTTCACAAGCCTCCGGTATCCATTCATTTTACAGCCAGGCAGTTAATTGGACAGTATGTCGATCAGGAATGTGTCTCCTACATAATGCACTTCCAGTGTTTACCAAAAGACCTTCAGCTGCCGTTTGTTTAACTCTGTGTATTTGACTgtgttaatgaatgaatgatccTAACCTATGACCTCATGTAAGCTATTTGAAACCCATTTGAAGAGAGACGATGTCATGCTTTACAAAGTTAAGCTAAAAGGGAAGACATGGAAACAAAAAGTGACCTCGGCACAGGGAGAGAGAGCCTGCGTAGGGTTTCTTGGACCTACAGTAAATGAAGCTGCTGTAATGTCAGCTCTTCagtcataacatttttttatgttgcttccattgttgtttttgtctgatcAGGTAAATAAAATAGCAATTTCTGAGTGGCTGAATGGCAACTAACAAGCAGAAAAAGGATGCTGTTGAATGTAAATGTGATGGCAATACCCCAATCATACAAACGTGTAAGCAAATCATATggcttttataattttttttgactatttcAAATGCGTGCTACAccatttgagatttttttccccatgttatGTTCCTACCTTCCCAGGTAACCATTGACTTCCATTAATTTTAGCACAGAAAATAActattcacacactgatggaatgTAATAAGTatagttttgaggtacttgtacttgacttgagtatttccatttttatgctACTTAATAGTTcaaattattaatacaaaacatacatcaaattaaattatgatGTATAATGGTGAATTTTTGCTGTTAATTTAAGCTTTTTAAGTCCCCCAAAGTATACATCCATTGCATACCAGCATTATTCCaaaaaaggcagttttattgcagttttaaataACACAATGTATCCCAACTCTCAACAACACTGCATGAGATTGCAATTTACACAATGGTAAACGGTACAAGTAAGTTtgtcattaaattaattaaaatataaaaagaacagaaaaaattaagccaaaaaatctaatgacacacacatacatgtcaGACATTCACTATTTTCTCTTCTGCTCAAACTACTCTATCAAGCCAGGTTTGtagaaaagacaatgaaaacaatcattCTGCATAGTCACAATGCGCTCTGCATTAGTATGCAATAGATATTATGTGAGTTTTTTAATGTTCACATTGTAATGGCTCTGCAAACCTTTGTAGCCTGACAGGTCTTTTGTgtcacatcctaaaatctgtacCTAACCTACTGTATGATTGAATAAGGCCTAAACTGTCATAACATCATAAAGTTATTTCTGTTAAATTCCAAATAATCTTCATCATAAAACCTTCTGTCCACTTTTAAACTGCACATTACAGgcctctctttttatttctcttatcATATAATATGGCAAAACATTGTTTCTGTTCCCTAAAAGGTTATAACAGCTTGTCCACCCTGCACTGCCACCATAATGCAAGAGGCAGAAtaagacacactgacagactgatAAGACACAGACAAATGGACACGTACACACAGGACAACCCTACAGTGAGTTTTTATGAGTGTGACCAGTACAGACGTGACTGTAATTGCACAAAATCAAGCATGATGATGTAAGAGAGGTCAAACTTGAACCAGTTGTTTGCATTCCAGGAGGCTTAATCATGTCGAGACAGTTAAAGACAGTGAATTTGCAGGCGGCTGTCAGGCAGTACAGCAGCTATTCCTGCATCTCTGTCAGAAAGTCCGACTCAGGGAGGCTACTCTTTCACAAAGGTGTAAGTTGAGACAGTGCTCAGAGCGTAAAGGTAAAGGGACTCACGTAAGGGCCACGAAAGAGAGCATTTGTCCACCTAATAAAGTAGTCTTTCATGTTGAATTGTCTTAGAGTCAGTTCGGGGGTGGGCAGTGTTTTTTTGGCGCCCCCTAGCTGGGAGAGAGGGCAGGACTGTTCTCTGTGCTAATGTTGACCAGGCACTCACTGGACTTGAGACTCGCCAGAGACTTGCAGCTCGGGAGGGAAGCCAAGGAGCCACACAGGCCCATCATGGAGGGGGTGTAGTCCTTTTCTGGAGGGGAGGGACAGACATACAAAGATACAAAGGGAGAATAaattcaagtgtgtgtgtatgtgtctgtgtgtgtgtttactcacTTATAATCTTACGAGAACACAATGTGTGACTGTGCAAAATTTCACCTGTGCACCAGGCTCCTCCATTGTGTTTCCCCTCAGTCCTCTGGCTTTCTGAATCCAGGCTGATTTCCActgacagcagctctgtgcTCGGGAAACTCCTCCTTCAGGTCAACAGAGGGACAAATTAAGGGGTTAACAATACAGCAAAGAGCTCCCAGGCAGGCACTGAAATTGTggagtgtttctttttttttcaaattgctttttgtcaaaaaaaattataaaaaaaaattataaaaaaattataaaaaaagataaataaaaaggtcagttgtaatattatgagaaaaaaagtcataatttcatGAGGACAAAGTCgaaatattatgagaataaagttgtaattttcgTCATATTTTTACAAGAGGAGGGGATTTTATATTATGGAAGTAAACATATTTCCAGCAAATTATAAAACAGGCAAGAGCACAGGCAGCCTCCTTGGCAACCACTGTCCCTGGTGTCACGCTgtgccacacacactcatcagaTAATCAGACCTGTGTCCTcgcctgttttatagtttgctggcaatatgttAATTTCCGTAATATAATATCCCCTTCCtcgtaaaattacaactttattctcgtaacATTACGAGTTTATCCCCaaaaaattatgagttttttcttgtaaaactagcactttatttttgtagtatttcaaattttttctgatgatattatgactttattctctaaatcctgactttattctcgtaatattcagacttttttttctcaaaattacaACCTTATTCTCGTAATATTCTGAATAATCCATAACACAAACCTGCGGAACAGCTTGACGTCGTTTTGGCTGCTGTATGGCTGAAGAGTCGGCCACTGGTTGACCAAAGGGATGGACAGGTTCTTTGCCAGGTGGTTGGAGTCACATGGAATCAAGCTTGTCCTGACAAACATGAGGATACAATATGATGACAATGACATTTCAAATGCCTATTAAACTGAATGGTTTTTGGGATGGAAAACTTGATTTTAACCTTCATCAAATGAGGAATATATGTGTGGAACCTGGGCACTACCATCGTCTACATCACTCACAGCTGCTCCTGAAGCTCCAGGACTATGGCCTCCAGATCCTTCTTCTCCTTTGTGCTGTGGCTCTGTAGCTCCTCCAGCCGGGCCTTTAGCCTCTtgttctctgtttctgtgttctTCAGCTGGGACTCACGCAGACGCACGAGCTCCTCCAGATAACCCTGACAATGCAAACCCACACTGAGTGAAAGGAAATATCCACCCCTGGACACTCACATTTGACACCTGAGATAAAGACATTATTTTGTGATGCTGTAGTTTCTGGACTGCACACTTTTCTGCAACCCTATACAGTAAATACTAAACACTCGGGTTTAGTAATTAGAAATATAGCACTTGCACTTTTTGCTCAAAGTTTCTTCAAACAATATCCACCACATTTTCAACACAAAGAGACGGCTGCACACCTTTTGAGCGTTGACGATCTTGAACCTCTGCTCCATCTTGCGACACTTTGTGCTCCAGCTCTCCTCGTCAGTGACCAGCGGGATGTAGGGGTGATCAGGGATGCTGTCGTCGCTTGTGCTGCTGTCGACACTCTGtcgatcatcatcatcactaagGTAATCATAGCTACAAGAAGCacaatcaggaaaaaaatgcgAAGTTGGATCAGAGTATTTTCCAAAGGAAAAGATCTAATAACAGGATGGATCAATGTTTACTGTatacagaaatgtatttgttaAGTATACAAGAGTCTAAACATTCatctgacattcaaaatgtattgttattttaagtatttgagGAGTCACAGTGACAAAGATTTATCTATACAGTGTCAGTGAACGTACCTTTGTGTGAATTTCAAGTATGGTGTGTAGTCAATAACAGCAGCAGATTTCCCATCCAAGGCCTCTCCTTTCAGACAGAAACTACAGGAGAGAAAGCATGAAAAATTAAGATTACAAAAACCATACGTACTCATGTAAAATCGACATTTTCCAGCGTAAATTGTCACAGTTTAAAAGGCCAAGTCCCCTCACCTAAAATCTATGGCTCCGAGACCTATGAGCATCCCTGTAAGGACTGTGGCTTCCTCTCTTAACACAATGGCTCCTTCTGCATAGAACCTCCTAAAGCACAGAGACAAGTACAACCAGGTGGGAATATAGTTCTAGTGATAGGGTGATACTGCAGTATAATTTGGTGTGTGGCCTCTAACCTGGTCGTTCTGCTGTCCCTCAGAGCAGTAGCGATGTATTCAGATAGCCTCTTCTCCATCAGGGCCACTCTTATCCAGGCTCTGCCCTGAAAGAGTCACCAAGGGTTTCAAAATTAACTTAATATGGAGACTTTGCCGATTGTCAATCAGCTCTTTGTCATCGCATTGTGGGCAGTGTGTGTAGATGAATGGTGTTTGGCTTCCCCTGTGCAGCAAGGCTcagcaaagtttccctttaaatagtcatatcaaacataaaaaaaaacaacaaaacaacttcaCTCTCCATATGgcataatatagcatacacttattTCTACTGTAATTTATTTGCATTGGAAATAGGCACTGTGCCTTTTACGAGCGCTACATAAAGAATGGGAAAAGCTGCATACTTGAAACTCTAATGcagttatttatttctattaatatttttggtttgatttttgtaaGAATGTAAAAGCACAACTCATATGATAGCACTTAACAGCAATACTAAAAACATTTATCCCCAATGTGTTTCTTGAaggaaacaacaacacaatatatGGAAATAtgcaaatcaacaaaaacaaacaaattacaatATAAGTCTGAGGAAGCCATTACCTAAACACGTTGTTTGCTGTTCAAAATGAAGATTTAATAAAGAGAAGAAGCAATTCAGCCTTCTTGTGTGCGCTGAAACTACAGATTTACAATATAAATCCATTTGTCTATCTTGCAACTCCACGTTCAGGGTTAAAATGTCCTTCCTTAAAGAaaaatccatcaacacaccCTATAAACCTGCCTTAACTTTTGTTTTAGaaattgtttggttttgtttaatATGCAGGTGCAGGTTGCTCCATAAGATcccaacacagaaaaatgagCTTATTGCTATTTTGCTTAAACACCAAAGAatactaaatataaaaaaatgttggcaaactGCCATCTTCAGGATCAAGTCCCATAATCACCTGACTTGAATTTATGCTAGTGAGGAAAGGTGTTTGAAATCAGGGCAATCGATATGAAAGACCAATCCAAGGGCAgccttaaaacaaaaacatgtccaCATGGCAAGAAACCAACAAGcacaaactataaaaacagaggatacaaattaaaattgaaaataactgaatgtcAGATGTTTTCGTGTGTTTCCTCTGTTTTCCATTATGCTTGTTACTCAAAGTGTGTGTAGGACTTGCCTTGGCTCGTGAGGTGCTGATGTTCTCCATGCTCTCGATGCTGCTGATGCAGCTGTTGGGGACTTTGGCGCAGGCCAGACGGATGTAGTCCCAGTAACTCCTCTGCCCATCAAACCAGCTGCTGGAGCCTAAAGAGAGAGTGTGACATAAACTTTGTCGGAGGCGTTTTCTATGCTGATATGTAAAACTTTACTGTCAACACAATGTGCATTTCTTTCAGTGAACAGACGGTGGAGTCTTGGGCTAAGAGGTACAACTACAGTATGCATAGAAGCCAACGTGAAAACAGACTTATCTGTAACATGTTACGTGAATTTGAATTTACTACAGCAATGTTATACTTTTTGAtacaatatttagaaaaataactaaacaaaTGTTAATGCATAGAGATAATTAAATTGATTTCACCTCATGATTGATGACAAATCTCttcttaatttcttgttttgaatttttaacaTTGACAaaatttgtatgaaaaaaatcagtcttctaaaaataataacatactTAAGAATAATCTAAAAATTGCATTGTCAATAACagcatttacacattttcagaATGATTCTTTTGCTTTGATGCCAAATTCAATATCTGTTctgtgttttggggttgttttttttgcatttcttaaaTGTGCAGTCTATCCCAAACTTCCTTCATTACCTTTGAAACGGTGGCTGAGGATGTGTTCAAGGATGGCTGCGAAATTGATGAACTCCTCAGATGAATCATCAATGGGCTCGGCTGTGTATTTctctaaaagtgtttttactgaaaacctaaagagggagagagaaaaaaaagaagttttaatTTGGGACTTTGGTTTGCCAGTAATAAAGTCATCATGGGAACATGTTAATCAGGGAACAGATGAATAGATTAttgctttctttgtttcagtttattgAAGGAGGAACACCTCATACCTGAAACTACGATTAAACTTTCTCCTGGATAAAAAGAAACCATGTAAGGATCGAATCATGACTGTATATTGTTGTTTGCCAACATCATGAATTTAGTGTCAGTGATagtaaaatctgtaaaattgatgaaaccaaaacactgttttaaaataaacagtatgTTTATGCCATATGTCTGTTCATTGACGCAGATTTCTGCCAAGTCACACTATGCTATTCATTTCCGGCTGACTCATCCAATTACCGTGAGAAAGACCTTTATGGAGAGCTTTCAGGAAGCTCCAACAACTCAATTGGCTTGTAACTGGATAGCTTAAATTTACGACTCCAGTGTGATGAAATACATTCACGGCTGCCTGCTTGTGATAC includes:
- the rundc3ab gene encoding RUN domain-containing protein 3A — translated: MESGCVQAAMAMGDVSKKASLRNVAVERKNLITVCRFSVKTLLEKYTAEPIDDSSEEFINFAAILEHILSHRFKGSSSWFDGQRSYWDYIRLACAKVPNSCISSIESMENISTSRAKGRAWIRVALMEKRLSEYIATALRDSRTTRRFYAEGAIVLREEATVLTGMLIGLGAIDFSFCLKGEALDGKSAAVIDYTPYLKFTQSYDYLSDDDDRQSVDSSTSDDSIPDHPYIPLVTDEESWSTKCRKMEQRFKIVNAQKGYLEELVRLRESQLKNTETENKRLKARLEELQSHSTKEKKDLEAIVLELQEQLTSLIPCDSNHLAKNLSIPLVNQWPTLQPYSSQNDVKLFRRRSFPSTELLSVEISLDSESQRTEGKHNGGAWCTEKDYTPSMMGLCGSLASLPSCKSLASLKSSECLVNISTENSPALSPS